The DNA region GGTGGCAACCATGATTTTGCCGGCTCAGGTCCAGATGATCCCGCAGTATATCATCTTTACGAACCTGGGCTGGGTCAATACCATCGTACCGCTGACGATCGGCGCTTTCTTCGGAGCTCCCTTCTTCATCTTTCTGCTGCGCCAGTTTCTGCTCGGCGTGCCGATGGAGCTGTCGGAGGCGGCCAAGATCGACGGCGCCTCGGAGCTGCGGATATACGCCCGGATTATCCTGCCGATCCTGAAGCCGGCTCTAGCCACCGTCGCTTTGTTTTCCTTCGTGTGGTCCTACGTCGATTTCATGGGGCCGCTGATCTATCTGAACGATTCGGCCAAGTGGACGATCACCGTCGGCCTGCAGAGCTTCCAGCAGGATCACGGGGCCCAGTGGGAAAAGCTGATGGCGGCTTCCACCATCATGGCGGTTCCGATGATTCTGATCTATTTCTTCGGCCAGAAGTACTTCATGAAATCCGGATCCGCCTTAACCGGGTTTAAATAATCTTCGGGAACGCCGTTTCCGGCACAGAAAAGCTCCTTCGCGTCATGGCAGACGCTTAGGAGCTTTTCCCGTTAATAGTTAGTCCAGCATCAGGTTAATACGGCGTATTCCCCGATTGTGTCGTGTTCCCGGAAGCAAAGCCTTTAAACAATGCCGGCACGTTCTCCCACTATTTAATCGCAATATAGATCTCGACGACGGGATGGGCAGGATCAGCCGCCTGGAAACGATAATGTTCAAAGTCTCCCGAATAGGCTCGTACTTCCTCGGCATCCTGGAAATAACTCCAGATTTCCTGCCAGGCCTGCGGCACCGTTTCCTGGAACGGACCCGGCTTCGCCGGGAATACCAAATATCTGGATTCCGGTATAAAGACGCTGCGCTCTACAATAGTCCCTTCCTCTTCGCGCTTAGCGCCGCCTGGGCTCCCTGCACGATACAAGTTCTCTACACTCTCAGTGCTCTCTATGCTCCCTATGCTCTCTGCGTTCTGGCTTTCCGTACGCCTAACGTGCTCAACCTCTTCTCTGTCTGGCCCATCTCCGAAGGTTCCTTCCGTTTCATGGCCAATGACGAGTGTATACGCACCTGAAGCGTCGCTTTCATAATCGGTATATACCGCATAGACGGCTTGATCACCGGCGGCAGCCCCCTGAATCCCGCTCCGGAAATAGTGCTCCCATAACCGGGGGATCACGCCGTCTGCCCCTGCCTCCGCTTCGTTTGTCGTCCGTGCACCCACGCCCCGTACGGACATAGCCGGTCTGGATTCGATCCGCGGCTTCTTCTGGCGGCCGATGTTTGTGTTCATGATGACGCCCTCCTTTAAGAATTGAATCTATGGTCTATTCTAAAGGGGGAACTTGGACAGCTGCCTGTCCAAGTTGCTGTAGCGCTTCAACATATTTTCCGCCCTTCTCCTGACTTCCTGTGCAGCTTCCTCGGGATGCTCGACAATAACCTGGTCGCCAAAGCTGAGAACCATGCCGTAAAACCATTCGTCCACCTTATGAATTAACCGCACGCGGAAGGAGCCGTCCTCCAAGAGCTCCATTTGCTCTGCCGGGAACACGTCCGCTGCCCGCCGGCGAGCCTTCGGCCCAAACCATAATACAACCTCCTGCTCCGGCGCGTCCGACCAGGCATCCTCCCAATCCATCCGTTCCATCAAGGGCATCGGCCTCGGCTCGAAATTGCGGTTCGTTAGCGTTACATCCTGCATCCGCGACAACCGGAATACCCGGGCATCCTCACGCTCCAAGCAGTAGGCTTGCACATACCATACATTCCCCTTCAGAATGAGGGACATCGGCTCCATCGTTCGGCACTCGGCTGTGCCGGATGAATCGATGTAACGCATCGATACGACCCGTTTTTCCTGGATCGCCTTTTTCAGAAGGCTGACTGTTGCTTTCAGCCCTTCCCGCTGCCCCCAAGGCTGAAAATCCATAACGACAGGGGGCCTGCTCCGATCACTTCCCGGTCCGATTTTCACGTCGCCATGTTCATATGCATACCCTTTCCCGTAGCCCTGCTTCACCTTGTGAAGCAGCGCCTTCACTTTCTCAAGCAGCATATCCAGCTCGCGGTCATCCAGCGCACGGCTCATTCCTTTAACGGCGGTCACGAGGGATCCCATCTCCTCTGCCGTCAACCAATACCGGTCAATGGTATACTGCTCCATCATCTCAAATCCGCCGGCGATGCCCTGATGGGCAACGATCGGCAGCCCTGCCCGGCATAGTGCATCCATATCGCGGTATATCGTTTTCGCGGATACTTCAAAGCGTTCGGCCAGCTCGCTGGCGCTCCATCTTCCCCGATTCAAGAGCAGCACGGTTATCGCTAATAGACGATCGATTTTCATTAATTCATGTCCTTCCTTGTCCGATTCCTTCCATTATACAAAAAAACGTTCAAGCCGCTGTCTAATCTTAATTCGAGCTTAACGGAACTGCGGTCTGTTAATGCAATCGTTAAGTCAGGTTCACAAGCCATTCAAGTCGGGATGCTATAATAACAACCATGAACCATTACAAGAAGTACGGTCATAAACGGGATTAAGGCGCAGGATGAAACGGATGACTCCCCACAAGCGTAAAAACATACATAGAAGCTCATGTTAGAACTGCCTGATCCCGAAACATCGAGGAGGAACCAACAATGGATCATCGAATGGACACCATGCGCCGGTGTCACCCCGACTCTGTCACCATTTCACGCCTGACGGGCTTTATTATGGATGGGGTCATTTTATTAGCGGCTGTCGCATATCTGGTTATGGCGGGCATCTTCGGCTGGACCCAGCTGCCTGGCTGGATTGCTATTGGGTTGTTGGCGGCAGGAGCCTGGTTTACCTGGTCGGTGCCGGCCTTCACCTATAAGCAGTTTGGCTTCCGGGTCAGTGAAGAGGAGCTGGAGCTTAGATCCGGCTGGATTTGGCTGAGCGATACGCTCGTCCCGATGACCCGCGTGCAGCACGTTGAATTGGAACGGGGCCCCCTGCTCCGCAAATACGGACTTGCCAAAGTCAAGGTGGTTACCGCCGCAACGACGCACGTCATCCAGGCGCTCGAACTGGAAGAGGCGGAGGCTTTGAAGAAGCAGATCGGCGATCTGGCCAAAGTGGTGGATCATGATGAATGAAGCTAGCAGGCTCCACCGCCTTTATATTCTGTTTCCGCTTGTGAACAGCGTCAAATCGCTTGTTCCCCTCGCTGCCTTTGTATCGATCAAGTTTTTTAACGGAAAATCCCTTAACGATGTCCCATGGTACTGGTTATCTGCCGGCATTGTCATCCTTGCAGCCCTTCTGCTCCTGTATGGATACTTGCGCTGGAAACGGTTTGCCTATACGTTGGAAGAAGACAAAATTCTGATCCAGCGCGGCGTGTTATTCCGGGAGGAGCTGTCCATTTATGCCGGACGAATTCATACGATGAATACCGAGCAGCCGCTGCTGCAGCGGCTGCTCGGGCTGACGCAGATCCGCATCGAGACGCCTGGCAAATCGGAGGATGGCGGTGTGCTCCCCGCCGTAACGGACCACGAAGCGGAACGGCTCCAGCTTTGGCTCCGGGACCGGACACGGGCCTTGCAGCCGGATCGGCCTGCAGCGCAAACGCACGATGCGGCAGCCTATGCGGACGGCGGCATCGTCAATGCAGATGGTGCGGAGCCGATGATCGAAGGCACTTCCCCACATGAACGCATGGTGTCATGGGAACGGGATACGGCTGAAGCATCCGGAAATACGCAGGGGGCAGGCAGCGACGGCGGCTACCCTAACGACCGCGGTAACGTTGCCCCGCCTGCATCGGTCTCTCCGGAAGAACGGAGCATTTTGCTTCAGCTGCCGTCTCGCCGCCTGCTTACGGCTGCCCTGTCTTCCCCGAACTTGTCCCTGGCTTTGGCCTTCGTCGGCGGTATCCTATCGTTTGCGGATGACCTGCTTCCGGATCAAATATACCAAAGCCTGTTTCAATCGGCAGGGCGGATTCTCCCGGGACACTGGGCAGGCATTGCCATACTTGCCGTCGTGCTGGCCTGGCTGCTGTCCGTCATTCTGTATATGATTAAATACGCTGGGTTTACCGTTGAAAGGATCGGCAAGCAAATCTCCGTAAGCTACGGTCTGCTCGAGAAAAAGAGGCTGCTGTTTTCCCCCGAACGGGTGCTGGCTGCCACGGTAAAAGAAGGCATCTTCCGCCGCTGGTTCGGTTATGCCGAAGTGAAGGTGCACGTGCTTACGTCCGAATCGGAGAAGCATTTCATGCTTCACCCGCTGATAAAAACCGCGGACATTCCGGAGCTGCTCGCGCGGGTCACGCCCCAGCTGGACGTTCAGGCCATTACGGCTTCGCCGCCGCCCCATGCGAAATGGATGTATCTTCGGTGGAAGCTGGCCTTTGCCGCTGCGGTCAGCATCGGATGCATCTGGTACTTCGGCTGGCTCGGCATGCTCTCGTTGCTCCTGTTCCCGTTTGCCATAGGGTGGGGATTGGCGGCCCACCGCGATTCCGGCCTGAACATTACCGGCAAGCAGCTTACGATTCGCAGCAGGTTCCTGGCCCTTTCCACGAAATATATCCGGCGGCCGCAGATCATTGCGATCGAGGTTACCGGCACACGAAGACAGCGAAGACGGGGGCTGCTGTCCCTTCAAGTGAAGATGATATTAAGCGACATTAACGAGAGCCTGGTCGGGATGGACGAACGGGAGATCATGGCCGTCTGGGCTTGGTTCCAAAACAAAAAAGGAGAGAGATCAGCTTCGTGACAAAGCTGATCTCTCTCTTTTCATTCAGGCACTTCTTTTCTCAGTTACTCAGGTCGCTCCATGCTTTTAGGTACCGTGCTTCCCGGTTACTTCGATTTTCCGGGCGGCTTGCCGGTTCCCCCGGCTTTCACCGTTAGGACGGCGGTCGCCGCGCTTTCGTTATGAAGACGGTCAATGGCAGTCACCACATACGTATAGGTCTGATGCTTGATCACCGTGTCGTCCGAGAAATGCTGCGTCCCGTTACCGGTTCTTCTGAACGTGCCCAGCAGGTTTGCCGGATCGTCTATGCTGCCGGCATTGCCCCCGTCGAACCGGTAGATCGCATAGTAGGTCTCGTCCCCGGCTGGCTCCCAGCTCAGGTTTACGCCATGAGCCTTATTGGCCTTAAGCTTCCGCGGCGCGGACGGAGCCTCCATATCGAGCCACGGCATGGCCGGCACCAGTGCCGGATACCGGTACAGATCTGTCTTCAACCGGTCCGTAAAGCCAAGCGCATTCTCGGCGAACCACTTCGAGCTGAAGTACATGCTGCCGCGGACTTCCTCGAAGCCGCGGTTATACTTCACCTGATTCGGCATTTCCTCCGGATTGGACCACTCGGCCGTTGTCCCGATTTTATATACGGCTTGCCCGCTATACAGATGCACGTTATGACCGGCGACCACATCGCTCCACCATTCGATCAGCTTGTCGTAGGCGGCAGCCGAGTAGCCGATATTCCAGTAGATTTGCGGCGTGATATAGTCGATCCATTCCTCTTCAACCCATTTTTTCGAATCGGCGTAAATGGCATTGTAGCTTTCCAGTCCATTCGTTTCCGACCCGCTTGGATCACTGGACTTGTTCTTCCAAATGCCGAACGGACTGATGCCGAACTTCACATAGCTCTTCTCCTGTTTAATCGCATGGCTGATCTTCTGAACGAATTGGTTCACATTGTTTCTTCTCCAGTCCGCCTTGTTCGTGAAGGACCCTTTATACTGGGCATACGTATCCTCGTCCGGGAAATCAACGCCCGTAACGGGATACGGATAGAAATAGTCGTCAAAATGCACGGCATCGATATCGTAGTTTCTTACTACCTCCATAATGCCGTCCAGAATAAACTGCTGGGCCTCCGGTATGCCCGGATTGAAGTACAGCTTGCCCCCGTAAGCCTCCACCCACTCCGGATGCTGCCTAGCGGGATGATCCGCTACAAGCTTGTTGATATCTCCCTGAAGGCTGATCCGATACGGGTTAAACCAGGCATGGAACTCCATGTTGCGTTTATGCACTTCCTCCAGCAGGAAAGCGAGCGGATCGTAGCCCGGGTCTTTGCCTTGGACGCCGGTCAGCCACTCGGACCATGGACCGTACTCGGACGGATAGAAGGCATCCGCCGTCGGCTTGATCTGCATGATGACCGCGTTCATCCCGGCGGCCTCCAGCTCGTCAAGCAGCCGGATGAACTGCTGCTTCTGCTGCTCGGGATCGGTAACTCCTTTGGCCGGCCAATCGATATTGTCCACCGTGGCGATCCAGGCGGCTCTCATCTCGGCTTTCGGATGCTCAGCCTGCTTGTTCACGATGATATAGAGCGAGCTGGTCTTCCCCTCATAAGTCGCCGTAATGCGTGATGAACCGATGCTCAAGCCTTTAACAACTCCCTTCTCATCGACGGATGCCACTGCCGGATTGCTGCTGGTAAACGCAACGCCTTCCGTAATCGTTACCGGCTCCTCCATCCACGAATAGGTCGCCGAGACAGACGTTTCGAACGAATCCCCAACCGTAACCGAGGTTAATCCTTGCAGTGCAATGCTCTGCAGCACGGGCACCGGATCGGTGACCGTAATCGCGTGCTGGGCGGCTGCTCCTTTATAAGAAACGGTAATCACCGCAGTGCCTTTCCCGACAGCCTGCAGGCTTCCGCTGCTATCCACGGTGACGACGTCCGGACGGTCACTGGCATAAGCAACCCCCTCCGCCAGCAGAACCGGCTCCATGGCCGTACCGTAAACGGAATAAACCACGCTTGTTCTCAAGGCGCCGGTAACCGAGGTTTCCAGATGAACCGGACCGGATACAAGCAATTGGCCAGGGGAAGGCGCATCTGCCATGACATGCAGCTCCAGCTGAGCCTTCGGCGCGTCGGCGTATTCCGCCGTAATTGTAACCACGCCCGGTGAAAGCGCTTCAATCGTGTCGTATGTAGCTCCTGTAACCGTAGCGATCGTCTCGTCGCTGCTCGTCAGCTTCACGCCTGAGGTTAATGGCACCGGTTCGGACTCGCCGGCATACGTCGCATAGATCTGAGGCTTGATGGCTTCCCCGACGCCCATCGGCGTCAATCCGCCGATATCGAGCCCGTAGATCTGGGAATCGGTGTAGAATGCGGTCAATCGGTCGAAGTACACCGTGCCGCTGTTTTTATTTGTATCTTTTAACTCGGTGATATAAATTTGATTGATTTTGAGAGGAGCCTTGATGGTGGATGGAACGGAAAACTTGACGTATTTCCAGCCTTTCCAGCTGAATCCCGAGGTGGTGGTTAAATCAACAGCATATTTGCCGCCTGCCGCATCCTGCAGCTGCGCCCGAAGCCAGTGATTCCCGCCGTCCCCGTATACCCATAAGCCGAGCGCTTTCGGATTGCCCGGAACGCTTCTGCCCGCCGAGCCGTCGAGGTCTTTAAAATTGAGATACGCTGCCGACGTGCCCGACTCGCTGCCGACAAAATCATAGCTCAAACTCGCAGCATGATACCCGTAATATACCGGATCGGGATGGCTGATCATCCCCAGTTGGGCTTTCCCCCTGACGGCGGAGGCAGTTATGTTTCCGGCAGTTTCAAACTCCTCGACTACAAACGATTTCGGAACATCGTCTGCGTAAGCGGCTCCCGAACTGCCCCACACGGATACCGAACTGATCATGACAGCCAGTGCCAAAGCCAAAGACATAAAGGATTTGCTTCGTTGAACGCTCCTTGAGGTGATCATATTCACTAATTCACTCCTTGCCACTAAACTCGTGGAATATTGGTAATGACAACCTTCCGATTACATCGAGAGCTGCCGCCCACCTCCTGCGCGTGATATGGAAAACCGAAGGGAAATAAAACCAACGATTATCCTGCCTCTATCATATTGAAATTTTGTTTCAAAATTCAATAGTTTTTATAAAATAAAATTTTAGACAACCAGCAGGAATTTGGAAGCGTGATGGCGTAGACGTCGTAGTCGCTCGCAGGGAACGTTGTAAATCATGTGTAACGCTCTTAAAATAAGGCTATGTTAAGGCATGGTGTACGCTATTTGGCAAATTGACTAAGAAGTGAATTTTGAGGTGAGAGATTGAGACTAGATACTGACCGTATTTATATTCGTCGATTGGAATGGAATGACCTGAATTCGTTACTCGATTTACGAATTCGAAACAGGGAATTCTTTAAACCATTTGAACCATCCACTCCCGCTTCTCACTACACGGTAGAGGGGCAGCGAAGCATTTTGGAGAAAGTACAACAGAATTGGCGTAACGGTTCTGGGTACGGGTTTGGGATATTCTTGAAAAACAATAATAGTCTCATTGGACGAGTCAATTTAAGCAATGTAGTCCGTGGGGCGTGGGAAAGCTGCACCCTGGGCTATTTCTTGGATGAGCAATATAACGGACAAGGAT from Paenibacillus ihbetae includes:
- a CDS encoding GNAT family N-acetyltransferase produces the protein MRLDTDRIYIRRLEWNDLNSLLDLRIRNREFFKPFEPSTPASHYTVEGQRSILEKVQQNWRNGSGYGFGIFLKNNNSLIGRVNLSNVVRGAWESCTLGYFLDEQYNGQGFTTEAVRLALQFAFGPGGLHRVQAGAMPRNKASIRVLEKAGFRYDGFSEYYLKINGVWEHHNLYSITQEYWDI
- a CDS encoding PH domain-containing protein, with the translated sequence MNEASRLHRLYILFPLVNSVKSLVPLAAFVSIKFFNGKSLNDVPWYWLSAGIVILAALLLLYGYLRWKRFAYTLEEDKILIQRGVLFREELSIYAGRIHTMNTEQPLLQRLLGLTQIRIETPGKSEDGGVLPAVTDHEAERLQLWLRDRTRALQPDRPAAQTHDAAAYADGGIVNADGAEPMIEGTSPHERMVSWERDTAEASGNTQGAGSDGGYPNDRGNVAPPASVSPEERSILLQLPSRRLLTAALSSPNLSLALAFVGGILSFADDLLPDQIYQSLFQSAGRILPGHWAGIAILAVVLAWLLSVILYMIKYAGFTVERIGKQISVSYGLLEKKRLLFSPERVLAATVKEGIFRRWFGYAEVKVHVLTSESEKHFMLHPLIKTADIPELLARVTPQLDVQAITASPPPHAKWMYLRWKLAFAAAVSIGCIWYFGWLGMLSLLLFPFAIGWGLAAHRDSGLNITGKQLTIRSRFLALSTKYIRRPQIIAIEVTGTRRQRRRGLLSLQVKMILSDINESLVGMDEREIMAVWAWFQNKKGERSAS
- a CDS encoding carbohydrate ABC transporter permease yields the protein MAARLKAVLPYALLILLSNVFLFPFLWLVMTSLKTPEEILKFPPTIFPEKVQWSNYQAAVEAIPFTKYMMNTFLICILNIIGQLLSAPLVAYSISRIPWKGRKIIFTIVVATMILPAQVQMIPQYIIFTNLGWVNTIVPLTIGAFFGAPFFIFLLRQFLLGVPMELSEAAKIDGASELRIYARIILPILKPALATVALFSFVWSYVDFMGPLIYLNDSAKWTITVGLQSFQQDHGAQWEKLMAASTIMAVPMILIYFFGQKYFMKSGSALTGFK
- a CDS encoding helix-turn-helix transcriptional regulator, with the protein product MKIDRLLAITVLLLNRGRWSASELAERFEVSAKTIYRDMDALCRAGLPIVAHQGIAGGFEMMEQYTIDRYWLTAEEMGSLVTAVKGMSRALDDRELDMLLEKVKALLHKVKQGYGKGYAYEHGDVKIGPGSDRSRPPVVMDFQPWGQREGLKATVSLLKKAIQEKRVVSMRYIDSSGTAECRTMEPMSLILKGNVWYVQAYCLEREDARVFRLSRMQDVTLTNRNFEPRPMPLMERMDWEDAWSDAPEQEVVLWFGPKARRRAADVFPAEQMELLEDGSFRVRLIHKVDEWFYGMVLSFGDQVIVEHPEEAAQEVRRRAENMLKRYSNLDRQLSKFPL
- a CDS encoding GyrI-like domain-containing protein, whose product is MNTNIGRQKKPRIESRPAMSVRGVGARTTNEAEAGADGVIPRLWEHYFRSGIQGAAAGDQAVYAVYTDYESDASGAYTLVIGHETEGTFGDGPDREEVEHVRRTESQNAESIGSIESTESVENLYRAGSPGGAKREEEGTIVERSVFIPESRYLVFPAKPGPFQETVPQAWQEIWSYFQDAEEVRAYSGDFEHYRFQAADPAHPVVEIYIAIK
- a CDS encoding family 10 glycosylhydrolase; translation: MITSRSVQRSKSFMSLALALAVMISSVSVWGSSGAAYADDVPKSFVVEEFETAGNITASAVRGKAQLGMISHPDPVYYGYHAASLSYDFVGSESGTSAAYLNFKDLDGSAGRSVPGNPKALGLWVYGDGGNHWLRAQLQDAAGGKYAVDLTTTSGFSWKGWKYVKFSVPSTIKAPLKINQIYITELKDTNKNSGTVYFDRLTAFYTDSQIYGLDIGGLTPMGVGEAIKPQIYATYAGESEPVPLTSGVKLTSSDETIATVTGATYDTIEALSPGVVTITAEYADAPKAQLELHVMADAPSPGQLLVSGPVHLETSVTGALRTSVVYSVYGTAMEPVLLAEGVAYASDRPDVVTVDSSGSLQAVGKGTAVITVSYKGAAAQHAITVTDPVPVLQSIALQGLTSVTVGDSFETSVSATYSWMEEPVTITEGVAFTSSNPAVASVDEKGVVKGLSIGSSRITATYEGKTSSLYIIVNKQAEHPKAEMRAAWIATVDNIDWPAKGVTDPEQQKQQFIRLLDELEAAGMNAVIMQIKPTADAFYPSEYGPWSEWLTGVQGKDPGYDPLAFLLEEVHKRNMEFHAWFNPYRISLQGDINKLVADHPARQHPEWVEAYGGKLYFNPGIPEAQQFILDGIMEVVRNYDIDAVHFDDYFYPYPVTGVDFPDEDTYAQYKGSFTNKADWRRNNVNQFVQKISHAIKQEKSYVKFGISPFGIWKNKSSDPSGSETNGLESYNAIYADSKKWVEEEWIDYITPQIYWNIGYSAAAYDKLIEWWSDVVAGHNVHLYSGQAVYKIGTTAEWSNPEEMPNQVKYNRGFEEVRGSMYFSSKWFAENALGFTDRLKTDLYRYPALVPAMPWLDMEAPSAPRKLKANKAHGVNLSWEPAGDETYYAIYRFDGGNAGSIDDPANLLGTFRRTGNGTQHFSDDTVIKHQTYTYVVTAIDRLHNESAATAVLTVKAGGTGKPPGKSK
- a CDS encoding PH domain-containing protein, giving the protein MDHRMDTMRRCHPDSVTISRLTGFIMDGVILLAAVAYLVMAGIFGWTQLPGWIAIGLLAAGAWFTWSVPAFTYKQFGFRVSEEELELRSGWIWLSDTLVPMTRVQHVELERGPLLRKYGLAKVKVVTAATTHVIQALELEEAEALKKQIGDLAKVVDHDE